One stretch of Roseimicrobium sp. ORNL1 DNA includes these proteins:
- a CDS encoding DUF4893 domain-containing protein, translating to MNFCRNLHLPVLLLVPFFVTVSSVVQVQGIGVSAVKAQETTLHEREQKALATAEEALKSQLQEIKKTTKDKESLTAAEDMLAVLAKPRVPIATDEELQGSWQVRSLQTGQYGAYTYPYFKCGISTEGKDLIFHKSTGSQRRKGTLVRVDENRYLFTGAAYVEGDPVGRYYAAKDNPTEEQINHNSVGHLYKLGKGHYLIIFAPSGPNGEMYEMKK from the coding sequence ATGAATTTCTGCCGAAATCTTCATCTCCCGGTACTGCTGCTGGTCCCGTTCTTTGTGACCGTATCATCGGTGGTTCAGGTTCAGGGTATTGGCGTGAGCGCCGTCAAAGCCCAGGAGACCACCCTCCACGAAAGGGAACAGAAGGCCCTCGCCACCGCCGAGGAAGCGCTGAAATCCCAACTCCAGGAAATCAAAAAGACCACGAAGGACAAGGAGAGCCTGACCGCTGCCGAGGACATGCTCGCCGTGCTGGCAAAGCCGAGGGTGCCCATCGCCACCGATGAGGAGCTCCAGGGCAGCTGGCAGGTGCGCAGCCTGCAGACCGGCCAGTACGGCGCCTACACCTACCCCTACTTTAAATGCGGTATTAGCACCGAGGGGAAGGACCTCATTTTCCACAAGTCCACCGGCTCCCAGCGCCGCAAAGGCACCCTGGTACGTGTGGACGAAAATCGCTACCTCTTCACCGGAGCCGCCTATGTGGAAGGTGACCCCGTCGGCAGATACTACGCCGCCAAGGACAATCCCACCGAAGAGCAAATCAACCACAACTCCGTGGGCCATCTCTACAAGCTGGGGAAGGGCCACTACCTCATCATCTTCGCCCCTTCAGGACCGAACGGGGAGATGTATGAGATGAAGAAGTGA
- a CDS encoding glycosyltransferase family 4 protein: protein MTPGHQRVLIIVENLPVPLDRRVWQEACALRDAGHEVTVICPQMRGYTEAEEVLEGIQIYRHRSRGEAKGICGFISRYATALWGEFRCARKAWQRKGFDVIHLCNPPDLLFLVALPFKLFAHVKVIFDVHGLWPEMYEAKFGRRGLLYQVVRFAERCTLALADVVIATNESVLAAVKQRGRKKDQDVFVVRTAPNQLNTLVAADLSLRKGRKHLVGYVGVMGNANGVNYLIEAAAHIVHRRRRNDVQFLLMGTGPEHAELAKLRDAMALQGFVDMPGRVTNEFLFTALKTMDLGVACNPINDYNDHYTMNKTLEYMAFSRAQVMFGTKEGRYSAGDAARYVTENSAEKLADAILEMIDNPEECERMGSLGYERLTRELSWKRSVASLLAAYDRACHRS from the coding sequence ATGACCCCCGGCCATCAGCGCGTCCTCATCATTGTCGAAAACTTGCCCGTGCCCCTCGACCGAAGGGTATGGCAGGAGGCCTGTGCCCTGAGGGACGCCGGACATGAGGTGACCGTCATCTGCCCGCAGATGCGCGGCTACACGGAGGCGGAGGAGGTGCTGGAGGGCATCCAGATCTACCGCCACCGCAGCCGTGGGGAGGCGAAGGGAATTTGTGGTTTCATCAGCAGGTACGCCACGGCGCTGTGGGGCGAGTTTCGGTGCGCCAGGAAGGCCTGGCAGCGAAAGGGGTTCGATGTGATCCACCTCTGCAATCCGCCGGACCTGCTCTTCCTGGTAGCCCTGCCCTTCAAGCTCTTCGCCCATGTGAAGGTAATCTTCGACGTGCATGGCCTGTGGCCGGAGATGTACGAGGCGAAGTTCGGCAGGCGCGGCCTGCTCTACCAGGTGGTGCGCTTTGCCGAGCGATGTACCCTGGCACTAGCGGATGTGGTCATCGCCACGAACGAGAGCGTGCTCGCCGCCGTGAAGCAGCGTGGCCGCAAAAAAGACCAGGATGTGTTCGTGGTCCGCACTGCACCGAACCAGTTGAACACACTGGTGGCTGCAGATCTTTCGCTGCGCAAGGGACGCAAGCACCTCGTCGGGTACGTCGGCGTCATGGGAAATGCGAATGGGGTGAACTACCTCATCGAAGCGGCGGCCCACATCGTGCACCGCCGCCGGCGCAATGATGTGCAATTCCTCCTCATGGGCACCGGTCCAGAGCATGCAGAGCTTGCGAAGTTGCGCGACGCCATGGCCCTGCAGGGATTCGTGGATATGCCGGGACGCGTGACGAATGAGTTCCTCTTCACCGCGCTGAAGACGATGGACCTGGGCGTGGCATGTAATCCCATCAACGACTACAACGACCACTACACCATGAACAAGACGCTGGAGTACATGGCCTTCAGCCGGGCGCAGGTCATGTTTGGCACCAAGGAGGGACGCTACTCCGCAGGAGATGCCGCCCGGTATGTGACGGAGAACTCCGCCGAGAAGCTGGCCGATGCCATCCTGGAGATGATCGACAATCCTGAAGAATGCGAGCGCATGGGTTCTCTGGGGTATGAGCGGCTCACCCGCGAACTGAGCTGGAAACGCTCCGTCGCCTCACTGCTGGCGGCCTACGACAGGGCCTGTCACCGCTCCTGA
- a CDS encoding ribose-phosphate pyrophosphokinase: MKNHLRVLSGTAHNGLSQAIADSLGVPLGSATVETFPDGETFVQINENIRGRDVFLVQPTCPPANQNLMELLIMVDAVRRASAERITAVLPFFGYARQDRKDRPRVPITAKLVANLLVAAGVNRVLTMDLHAGQIQGFFDIPVDHLYAAPVLIKAIRERGIEDLVVVSPDVGGIKMCHSYAKTLGVPLAIVAKNRISAEEVEALSVIGDVKGKNVLMVDDLTESAGTLTAAAKLLSESGAKNIYAGVSHAVLSDKGRERLDKSPILEVFTTNSVPQAHGSKVTALSVAPLLSEAIKRIHDDESVTSLFNVG; this comes from the coding sequence ATGAAAAATCATCTCCGCGTCCTCAGTGGCACTGCTCACAACGGCCTTTCACAAGCCATTGCCGACAGCCTCGGAGTGCCGCTGGGATCTGCCACGGTGGAGACTTTCCCTGACGGTGAGACCTTTGTGCAGATTAATGAGAACATCCGCGGCCGCGATGTCTTCCTCGTGCAGCCCACCTGCCCGCCCGCGAACCAGAACCTCATGGAACTGCTCATCATGGTGGATGCCGTGCGCCGCGCCAGTGCCGAGCGCATCACCGCCGTGCTTCCATTCTTCGGCTACGCCCGACAGGACCGCAAGGATCGCCCCCGTGTGCCCATCACGGCGAAGCTGGTAGCGAATCTCCTCGTGGCCGCTGGTGTGAACCGCGTGCTCACCATGGACCTGCACGCCGGTCAGATTCAGGGCTTCTTTGACATTCCCGTGGACCATCTCTACGCAGCGCCGGTGCTCATCAAGGCCATCCGCGAGCGCGGCATCGAGGACCTCGTGGTCGTCTCCCCGGACGTGGGCGGCATCAAGATGTGTCATTCCTATGCGAAGACCCTCGGCGTGCCCCTCGCCATCGTGGCGAAAAACCGCATCAGCGCGGAGGAAGTAGAAGCCCTCAGCGTCATCGGTGATGTAAAGGGCAAGAATGTGCTCATGGTGGATGACCTCACGGAGTCCGCCGGCACGCTCACCGCTGCGGCAAAACTGCTGAGCGAGAGCGGCGCCAAGAACATCTACGCCGGCGTCTCCCATGCCGTGCTGAGCGACAAGGGCCGCGAGCGGCTCGACAAGTCCCCCATCCTCGAAGTCTTCACCACGAACTCCGTCCCTCAGGCCCACGGCAGCAAGGTGACCGCGCTGAGCGTGGCACCACTCCTGAGCGAGGCCATCAAGCGCATCCACGACGACGAGTCGGTGACGTCGCTGTTTAATGTGGGTTGA
- a CDS encoding RNA-binding protein: MSNTKMYVGNLSWTATETDVRALFEQYGDVTDIHLPSDRETGRPRGFAFVTMGTKEAMEAAIKALDGSEWMGRPLKINEARPREERAGGGGGYGGGGGGYGGGGGGGRKGGGGGYGGGGGGRRDRY; encoded by the coding sequence ATGAGCAATACGAAAATGTACGTGGGCAATCTGTCCTGGACCGCCACTGAAACCGATGTCCGTGCCCTCTTCGAGCAGTACGGCGATGTGACGGACATTCATCTTCCTTCCGACCGTGAAACGGGCCGCCCGCGTGGTTTTGCCTTCGTGACCATGGGCACCAAGGAAGCCATGGAAGCCGCCATCAAGGCGTTGGATGGTTCCGAATGGATGGGCCGCCCCCTGAAGATCAATGAAGCACGTCCTCGCGAAGAGCGCGCTGGCGGCGGCGGTGGCTACGGTGGTGGCGGCGGCGGCTACGGCGGCGGCGGCGGTGGTGGTCGCAAGGGTGGTGGCGGTGGCTACGGTGGCGGCGGCGGTGGTCGTCGTGATCGCTACTAA
- a CDS encoding DUF1080 domain-containing protein, with the protein MKTRIALLLTALLCQAIPASAADESGFVSIFDGKTLKGWHVSAKSGHSRTSKNTSGGKWEVVDGAITGSQDVPGNGGLILTDELYSEFEVIVEMKNEFGPDSGLFLRSTEDGKCYQGLIDFHKDGSLMGLYGEGLGGKPHFRFFNFGATDSEIILTPDRTPPGADGKPQVVDMTPEKWKTFWKSGEWNEFKMRITGGDKPTITTWINGLKIMEWTETEARLPAKGSIALQVHGGGDWTKSFVRYRNIKVKDLSKK; encoded by the coding sequence ATGAAAACGCGTATCGCACTTCTCCTCACCGCCCTGCTCTGCCAGGCCATCCCCGCATCCGCTGCGGATGAATCCGGCTTTGTCTCCATCTTCGATGGCAAAACGCTCAAAGGCTGGCACGTCAGCGCCAAGTCCGGCCACAGCCGCACCAGCAAGAACACCAGCGGCGGCAAGTGGGAAGTCGTGGACGGCGCCATCACCGGCTCGCAGGACGTCCCCGGAAATGGCGGCCTCATCCTCACGGACGAGCTGTACAGCGAGTTCGAAGTCATCGTGGAAATGAAGAATGAATTCGGTCCGGACAGCGGCCTCTTCCTGCGCAGCACGGAAGATGGCAAGTGCTACCAGGGCCTCATCGACTTCCACAAGGATGGCAGCCTCATGGGCCTGTATGGCGAAGGCCTTGGCGGCAAGCCGCACTTCCGCTTCTTCAACTTCGGCGCGACCGACTCCGAAATCATCCTCACTCCCGATCGCACGCCTCCCGGCGCCGATGGCAAGCCCCAGGTGGTCGACATGACGCCCGAGAAGTGGAAGACTTTCTGGAAGTCCGGAGAGTGGAATGAATTCAAGATGCGCATCACCGGTGGTGACAAGCCCACCATCACCACCTGGATCAACGGCCTGAAGATCATGGAGTGGACCGAGACCGAAGCCCGCCTTCCCGCCAAGGGCAGCATCGCCCTGCAAGTGCATGGCGGCGGCGACTGGACGAAGAGCTTCGTGCGGTATCGCAACATCAAGGTGAAGGATTTGAGCAAGAAGTAA
- a CDS encoding superoxide dismutase gives MAHTLPPLPYDKAALEPHIDATTMEIHHGRHHNAYVTNLNNAIAGKADLEALSIDELVKNLDKVPKDIAGPVRNNGGGHWNHTFFWNIMAPNAGGAPTGDLAKAIDEAFGSFDAFKEAFAKAGVGRFGSGWAWLVKKDGKLAITSTPNQDNPLMDGSGTPLLGLDVWEHAYYLKYQNKRPDYIAAWWNVVNWKAVADLYAAA, from the coding sequence ATGGCACACACCCTCCCTCCTCTTCCCTATGACAAGGCGGCTCTGGAACCGCACATTGATGCCACCACCATGGAGATTCACCACGGTCGGCATCACAACGCGTATGTGACCAACCTGAACAACGCCATTGCGGGCAAGGCCGATCTCGAAGCCCTGAGCATCGATGAACTGGTGAAGAATCTCGACAAGGTGCCCAAGGACATCGCCGGCCCGGTGCGCAACAACGGTGGTGGCCACTGGAACCACACCTTCTTCTGGAATATCATGGCCCCGAATGCCGGTGGCGCTCCCACGGGTGACCTTGCCAAGGCCATCGACGAAGCCTTCGGCAGCTTCGATGCTTTCAAGGAAGCGTTTGCCAAGGCTGGCGTGGGCCGTTTCGGCTCCGGCTGGGCCTGGCTGGTGAAGAAGGATGGCAAGCTCGCCATCACCTCCACTCCGAATCAGGACAATCCCCTCATGGACGGCTCTGGCACCCCGCTGCTCGGCCTCGACGTCTGGGAGCACGCCTATTACCTCAAGTACCAGAACAAGCGCCCTGACTACATCGCCGCCTGGTGGAATGTGGTGAACTGGAAGGCCGTGGCCGACCTGTATGCCGCTGCGTAA
- a CDS encoding permease, translated as MILAATDPQQLLDASRDVSFAFLSILFEGAPYILVGTLLSGFIDAFLPAKLLDKMLPKNKIFATLAAGFLGLIFPVCECAVVPVVRRLVQKGLPLSCALAYLLSAPIVNPIVIVSTLTAFKEFQHQGHAAAYQETLAARTADGQAAGLGDHAAALQNALSQTGMTFARLSLGYVVAVLIGLVLLRKKPEDVLAPSVVAGIAGGGGGGGHVHTPPDGVDAKLTHAMRTTMRDFLDTAMYFAIGVTITSVFNTQVDQTRIEAVSTNEFLAIPSMMGLAFILALCSTSDAFIAAPMAMPDSGLPSAAKLAFLVFGPMLDVKLVFMYASIFRRKFLIGLCIALFLMVALLSKPWARIFFPEALTKKNATATQTVTPPSPAPAPAPAAPATTPPAPASPVPAPSPSPKP; from the coding sequence ATGATCCTCGCAGCCACTGACCCCCAACAGCTTCTAGACGCCTCTCGTGACGTCTCATTCGCCTTCCTGAGCATCCTTTTTGAAGGGGCTCCCTACATCCTGGTCGGCACGCTCCTTTCAGGGTTCATTGACGCCTTCCTCCCGGCGAAGCTTCTGGACAAGATGCTGCCGAAGAACAAGATCTTCGCGACCCTCGCGGCGGGTTTCCTCGGTCTCATCTTTCCGGTGTGTGAGTGCGCCGTGGTGCCAGTGGTGCGGCGACTCGTGCAGAAGGGGCTGCCTCTTTCCTGTGCGCTGGCCTACCTGCTCTCCGCTCCGATTGTGAACCCGATTGTGATCGTGAGCACCCTGACGGCGTTCAAGGAATTCCAGCATCAAGGACACGCCGCCGCCTATCAGGAAACACTGGCGGCGCGGACTGCGGACGGCCAGGCAGCAGGACTTGGGGACCACGCAGCGGCCCTGCAAAATGCGCTGAGCCAGACAGGCATGACCTTTGCCCGACTTTCGCTGGGCTACGTAGTGGCGGTGCTCATCGGCCTGGTGCTGCTTCGCAAGAAGCCGGAAGATGTGCTCGCCCCCTCCGTGGTGGCGGGTATTGCAGGCGGCGGAGGTGGCGGTGGCCATGTGCACACCCCACCGGACGGCGTCGACGCGAAGCTGACGCATGCCATGCGCACCACCATGCGGGACTTCCTGGACACCGCGATGTACTTCGCCATTGGCGTGACCATCACCAGTGTCTTCAACACCCAGGTGGACCAGACCCGCATCGAAGCGGTCTCCACCAACGAATTCCTCGCCATCCCGTCCATGATGGGTCTGGCCTTCATCCTGGCCCTCTGCAGCACCTCGGACGCCTTCATCGCCGCGCCCATGGCCATGCCGGACTCGGGTCTGCCCAGTGCGGCCAAGCTGGCCTTCCTGGTCTTCGGTCCCATGCTGGACGTGAAGCTGGTGTTCATGTACGCCTCCATCTTCCGCCGGAAGTTCCTCATCGGCCTGTGCATCGCGCTCTTCCTCATGGTGGCCTTGCTAAGCAAGCCGTGGGCGCGTATCTTTTTCCCGGAAGCACTGACCAAGAAAAACGCCACCGCTACGCAGACTGTGACGCCGCCCTCACCGGCTCCAGCTCCGGCTCCCGCCGCCCCAGCTACGACGCCACCAGCACCTGCATCTCCAGTTCCAGCTCCATCGCCCTCCCCAAAACCCTGA
- a CDS encoding glycosyltransferase family 39 protein, giving the protein MVPLQALDTTLFRSINQGLANPVFDSAIPYASGNALFYPVLLAAAVFVIWRWQRRGWAFVLLAILAALVASNCVCGPLKDLIGRPRPFVTMTDVRLLAGNGSGSHAMPSCHAANWGALVVVTWMFWRRTWRFMVPLALLVGFSRVYTGVHYPSDVLAGFLLGGVSTWVLIRALEWLWQMLGHITFPALWARCPSLYRDVPARPELLTPEASHVSWRNAAWVLMIGLLIERLIYIASGTIELSEDEAYQWMWSQRLDWAYYSKPPLIAWLQWLGTNLWGDTAFGVRFMSPVLALMCNMLVWCFVRKRTDERTAFWVVAAFAVTPLFAVGGVLLTVDAPTVLFYTAAAMAMWKAMEQDSTKWWALAGVTAALGFLSKFFSPFLWAGLFLFLAFNRTYRHQLRRPGPWLALAMNIAAAFPVLYWNITHDWVTVTHLKERGGLDGSSHLNFATLGEFAVSVTGLLNPVFFLAAAFAVWGWCRMKEKPALLSFLVCMSAPVFLVYLALSVQAKAQPNWIAPAAPMLFLAAATWWHLRAKNGARLPARWLAAGFVIGLPAVIFIHDTDLMKKAVRIDLKPGADPLSRVRGGSDLARVMEEQRLKLETQTGVPTFLLADHYGRASLMNFYNPTAREMLPANQLSFVLSADKPQNQYWFWPTYTSRIGENAIFVRQGAVEKGAPKRLRQEFEKVESLGIFKIRHEGAVCQQVQIFACRCLRPLPGTSPVQAAAGTLQASVHTDADASSAAATPAP; this is encoded by the coding sequence ATGGTCCCCCTCCAAGCTCTCGATACCACCCTCTTCCGCAGCATCAATCAAGGTCTGGCCAATCCGGTCTTCGACTCGGCCATTCCCTATGCGAGCGGCAATGCGCTCTTCTACCCGGTGCTGCTGGCGGCGGCAGTGTTCGTCATCTGGCGCTGGCAGCGGCGCGGCTGGGCCTTTGTCTTGCTGGCAATCCTTGCCGCGTTGGTAGCCAGCAACTGCGTGTGCGGACCACTGAAGGATCTCATCGGAAGGCCAAGGCCCTTCGTCACCATGACTGATGTGCGGCTGCTGGCGGGGAATGGTTCCGGCTCCCATGCCATGCCCTCCTGCCACGCGGCGAACTGGGGCGCGCTGGTGGTGGTGACGTGGATGTTCTGGCGCCGCACATGGCGCTTCATGGTGCCGCTTGCACTGCTGGTCGGTTTCTCCCGCGTGTACACCGGCGTGCACTATCCCTCGGATGTGCTTGCGGGATTCCTCCTTGGTGGTGTTTCCACGTGGGTACTCATCCGCGCGCTGGAATGGCTGTGGCAGATGCTGGGGCACATCACCTTCCCCGCGCTCTGGGCGCGATGCCCTTCGCTGTATCGCGATGTCCCGGCGAGACCAGAATTGCTCACACCCGAGGCATCTCATGTGAGTTGGAGGAATGCCGCGTGGGTGCTGATGATTGGCTTGCTCATCGAACGCCTCATCTACATCGCGAGTGGCACCATTGAACTCAGCGAAGATGAAGCATACCAGTGGATGTGGAGTCAGCGGCTGGACTGGGCCTACTACAGCAAGCCACCCCTCATCGCGTGGCTGCAATGGCTCGGCACGAATCTCTGGGGAGACACCGCCTTCGGTGTGCGCTTCATGTCACCCGTGCTGGCGCTGATGTGCAATATGCTGGTGTGGTGCTTCGTGCGAAAGCGTACGGATGAACGCACGGCCTTCTGGGTGGTAGCGGCGTTTGCGGTGACTCCCCTCTTCGCCGTCGGCGGTGTGCTGCTCACGGTGGATGCGCCCACGGTGCTCTTCTACACCGCGGCAGCGATGGCCATGTGGAAGGCGATGGAGCAGGACAGCACGAAATGGTGGGCACTCGCGGGCGTGACTGCGGCACTCGGCTTCTTGAGCAAGTTCTTCTCGCCCTTCCTCTGGGCGGGACTGTTCCTCTTCCTCGCATTCAACCGCACGTATCGGCATCAGCTTCGCAGGCCCGGCCCGTGGCTGGCGCTGGCCATGAACATCGCCGCGGCCTTCCCCGTGCTCTATTGGAACATCACGCATGACTGGGTGACGGTGACACATCTCAAGGAGCGCGGCGGCCTGGATGGCTCTTCGCATCTGAACTTCGCCACGCTGGGTGAGTTCGCGGTCTCGGTGACTGGCTTGCTGAATCCCGTGTTCTTCCTCGCAGCAGCATTTGCCGTGTGGGGCTGGTGCCGCATGAAGGAGAAGCCTGCGCTGCTTTCCTTCCTCGTTTGCATGAGCGCGCCAGTGTTCCTGGTCTACCTCGCCCTGTCCGTGCAGGCGAAGGCCCAGCCGAACTGGATCGCGCCCGCAGCCCCGATGTTATTCCTCGCCGCGGCGACCTGGTGGCACCTTCGTGCTAAGAACGGCGCGCGCCTGCCTGCACGCTGGCTGGCCGCGGGATTCGTGATTGGATTGCCCGCAGTGATCTTCATCCATGACACGGACCTCATGAAAAAGGCCGTGCGCATCGACCTGAAGCCGGGCGCGGATCCGCTCTCCCGCGTGCGTGGTGGCAGCGATCTCGCGCGCGTGATGGAAGAGCAGCGGCTCAAGCTGGAAACACAAACCGGCGTGCCCACCTTCCTGCTCGCGGATCACTACGGGCGTGCCAGCCTGATGAATTTCTACAATCCCACCGCCCGCGAGATGCTTCCTGCGAATCAGCTCTCCTTCGTGCTGAGCGCGGACAAGCCGCAGAATCAATACTGGTTCTGGCCGACCTACACCTCGCGCATTGGGGAGAATGCCATCTTCGTGCGCCAGGGCGCCGTGGAGAAGGGCGCACCGAAGCGCCTGCGCCAGGAGTTCGAGAAGGTCGAGAGCCTCGGCATCTTCAAAATCCGACATGAGGGCGCGGTGTGCCAGCAGGTCCAGATCTTCGCCTGTAGATGCCTGCGTCCCCTACCGGGCACAAGTCCGGTGCAGGCCGCAGCCGGAACGTTGCAGGCGTCCGTACACACCGACGCGGACGCCTCATCTGCTGCCGCTACACCAGCCCCTTAA
- a CDS encoding class I adenylate-forming enzyme family protein, translating to MMLYARWQQTLSLHRDEVAVMDAVTGATWTFAALQHSLDSLPALAAGALHVASMADGVLAFVIQTLWAWRDGAVLCPMEREGGRVPDVRGMPAGIAHLKMTSGSTGEPRTVMFRGEQLAADAENIRTTMGLDRTCPNVAVISVAHSYGFSNLVLPLLLQGHPLVTVPDALPSSLRAACAVGHRVTLPAVPAMWRAWWKSGLIKEMPIALAISAGAPLPLEVERGVFEETGIKIHNFLGSSECGGIAYDCTTAPREDAALAGTAMDGVKLSLGEGSRLVVESAAAGEGYWPMGDDALGGGTFFTSDLVEILEGRVLMRGRVSDAINIAGRKLNPADVEAALLSCEGVRHCVVFGVASADPARCEDTIACVNAAEGLTPANLSSWLGERLQTWQLPRKYWLCPELAPNGRGKISRAEWREKWLNAQPLKV from the coding sequence ATGATGCTGTATGCCCGCTGGCAACAAACGCTCTCCCTGCATCGCGACGAGGTCGCGGTGATGGATGCTGTTACCGGTGCGACGTGGACCTTTGCCGCGCTGCAGCATTCGCTGGATTCCCTGCCGGCTCTCGCGGCGGGAGCGCTGCATGTCGCCTCGATGGCGGACGGCGTGTTGGCGTTTGTGATACAGACACTCTGGGCCTGGCGGGATGGCGCGGTGCTTTGCCCCATGGAACGCGAAGGCGGGCGCGTGCCGGATGTGCGTGGCATGCCTGCGGGCATCGCTCATTTGAAGATGACCTCCGGAAGCACGGGGGAACCGCGCACGGTGATGTTCCGCGGAGAGCAGCTCGCGGCAGATGCGGAGAACATCCGCACGACCATGGGTCTGGATCGCACGTGTCCGAATGTCGCGGTTATCAGCGTGGCGCACAGCTACGGCTTCTCCAATCTCGTGCTGCCTCTGTTGTTGCAGGGGCATCCGCTGGTGACGGTGCCGGATGCACTCCCGTCCTCCCTGCGTGCTGCGTGTGCGGTGGGACACCGTGTGACCCTTCCCGCAGTGCCGGCGATGTGGCGCGCGTGGTGGAAGAGCGGGCTGATTAAGGAGATGCCCATTGCGCTGGCGATCTCGGCGGGCGCCCCGTTGCCACTGGAAGTGGAGCGCGGTGTGTTTGAAGAGACGGGTATCAAGATTCACAACTTCCTTGGCAGCAGCGAATGTGGAGGCATCGCCTATGACTGCACCACAGCGCCGCGTGAAGATGCTGCCTTGGCCGGTACCGCGATGGACGGCGTGAAGTTGAGCCTGGGTGAAGGCAGTCGTCTCGTGGTGGAAAGCGCCGCTGCAGGCGAGGGCTACTGGCCGATGGGCGATGATGCGCTCGGCGGCGGAACGTTTTTCACGAGCGACCTGGTGGAGATTCTGGAGGGCCGCGTGCTCATGCGTGGCCGTGTGAGTGACGCCATCAACATCGCCGGTCGAAAGCTCAATCCCGCCGATGTCGAAGCCGCATTGCTCTCATGCGAAGGTGTGCGGCATTGCGTGGTCTTCGGCGTGGCCAGTGCGGACCCGGCGCGGTGCGAGGACACCATTGCCTGTGTGAATGCGGCGGAAGGACTCACTCCCGCCAATCTCTCCTCCTGGCTTGGCGAGCGCCTGCAAACGTGGCAGCTTCCGCGGAAGTACTGGCTCTGCCCGGAACTGGCCCCGAATGGTAGAGGGAAGATTTCGCGCGCGGAGTGGCGGGAGAAGTGGCTGAATGCTCAACCGCTGAAGGTCTGA
- a CDS encoding beta-ketoacyl-[acyl-carrier-protein] synthase family protein — MPYRAGQTHEAGTHRVVITGAGIITSMGNDWRENAAGFRAGRLAFRDITVFDASRQRVQRAGEVAFPETFPKTRLTSRQLKRLDRASRLLIHAGVEAMAQSGWNADALADQQIPLCLGTSAGAMATGEAYYLAKTATPAAKASLAEKVIQYLPHTQAQHLQSALGLQGPLTIIANACASGANAIGQAFRLVKTGRARRALAGGYDALAHMVFAGFDSLQALSTTLPRPFDAHRDGLALGEGAALVTLERLDDALARGANILAEISGYGASTDLHHLTQPHPQGDAALLSMTRASAEAGVTPDMIQYINSHGTGTPLNDAAEGAAIQRWAGVDVGRIMVSSTKSAIGHLLGGAGAVEAVICLLAMREGFVPASCNIETLDPICTFDLVRQPREAQLDYTLTNSFGFGGANATLIFRKAA; from the coding sequence ATGCCGTATCGTGCAGGGCAGACTCATGAGGCTGGTACGCACCGGGTGGTCATCACCGGCGCGGGCATCATCACGAGCATGGGAAATGACTGGCGCGAAAACGCCGCAGGATTCCGCGCCGGACGGCTGGCCTTTCGTGACATCACCGTGTTCGACGCGAGCCGCCAGCGGGTGCAGCGCGCGGGCGAGGTGGCCTTTCCTGAGACCTTCCCCAAGACGCGTCTCACCAGCCGCCAGTTGAAGCGACTCGACCGCGCCTCCCGACTGCTCATTCACGCCGGGGTGGAAGCGATGGCACAGAGCGGATGGAATGCCGACGCGCTCGCAGACCAGCAAATCCCCCTCTGCCTGGGCACCAGCGCCGGGGCCATGGCCACTGGTGAAGCCTACTACCTGGCCAAGACAGCCACTCCGGCTGCGAAAGCTTCGCTGGCGGAAAAGGTCATCCAGTACCTTCCGCATACCCAGGCGCAGCACCTGCAAAGTGCGCTCGGCTTGCAGGGCCCGCTCACGATCATCGCAAACGCCTGTGCGTCCGGGGCGAATGCCATCGGGCAGGCCTTCCGGTTGGTGAAGACGGGCCGTGCCAGACGCGCTCTCGCCGGTGGGTATGATGCGCTGGCGCACATGGTCTTTGCCGGGTTTGACTCGCTCCAGGCTCTCAGCACCACCCTGCCACGTCCCTTTGATGCGCATCGCGATGGCCTCGCGCTGGGTGAAGGCGCGGCGCTGGTGACGCTGGAACGCCTCGACGATGCCCTCGCCCGTGGGGCGAACATTCTCGCCGAGATCTCCGGTTACGGTGCGAGCACGGATCTGCATCACCTCACCCAGCCTCATCCACAGGGAGATGCTGCGCTACTCAGCATGACCCGCGCGAGCGCCGAGGCCGGGGTGACACCGGACATGATACAGTATATCAATTCCCATGGCACCGGAACCCCGCTCAATGATGCCGCGGAGGGCGCGGCCATCCAGCGCTGGGCGGGTGTGGATGTCGGCAGGATCATGGTGAGCAGCACCAAGTCCGCTATCGGCCACCTCCTCGGAGGCGCGGGTGCCGTGGAGGCAGTGATCTGCCTGCTGGCCATGCGCGAAGGTTTCGTTCCCGCGAGCTGCAACATCGAGACACTGGATCCCATCTGCACCTTCGACCTCGTGCGCCAGCCGCGTGAGGCGCAGTTGGACTACACGCTCACGAATTCCTTCGGCTTCGGTGGCGCGAATGCCACGCTCATCTTCAGGAAAGCGGCATGA